A segment of the Mycobacterium intracellulare ATCC 13950 genome:
GGCGCCGGGGTGGGCGCGGGAGCGGCCTTGCGGGCCTCGCCGGCAGCGGGGGTGGGAGCAGCAGCGGCGGCGGGCGCCTTGTCGGCCTGCTGCTTGCGCTCGGCGGCCGCCAGCACGTCTTGCTTGCGGATGCGGCCGCCCACTCCGGTGCCGGTGACCGAACTGAGGTCGATGTTGTTCTCGGCGGCCAGTTTTCGCACCAGCGGCGTCACGTAGGGGGTGCCGTCGCCGCTCGCGTCCGCCGGCTGGGCCTGTGCGGGTTGGGCTTTCGGCTCGGGTGCCGCCTTCGGTTGCGGTGCGGGGGCCGGCGTCGGTTCGGGCTTCGGCTGCGCCTGGGGCTGGGGCTGTGGTTGTGGTTGCGGTTGTGGCGCGGGTTCCGGCTTGGGTTCGGCCTTGGGCGCGGGCGGCGGCTGCGGCGCGGCGGGGGCGGCGGCCTCGGAACCGCTGCCGATGCGGGCCAGCTCGCCGCCGACGGGCACGGTGGCGTCTTCCTCGGCGGTGATGCTGATCAGCACACCGGCCACCGGCGACGGGATCTCGGTGTCCACCTTGTCGGTGGACACCTCGACAAGCGCGTCGTCGACCTGGACCGAATCGCCGACCTTCTTGAGCCAGCGGGTCACGGTGCCCTCGGTCACCGACTCACCCAGTTCGGGCATCAGCACCGGGGTGGCGTCGCCGCCGCCGGAGCTCTGCTGGGCCGGCTGCGGCTCGGGCTGGGCCTGGGGCTGCGGCTCGGGCTCGGGTTGCGCCTCGGGCTGGGCGGGGGGCGCCGACTGCGCCTGCGGCTCTTGCTGGCTCGGCGCCTGGGATCCGCCGTCCTCGTCGCCGATCACGGCCAGCTCGCCGCCGACCTCGACGGTGTCGTCTTCCTGGGCGACGATCTTGGTCAGCACACCCGCGGCCGGCGACGGGATTTCGGTGTCGACCTTGTCGGTCGACACCTCGACGAGCGGCTCGTCGAGTTCGACCGTGTCGCCTTCCTGCTTGAGCCAGCGGGTGACCGTCCCCTCGGTGACGCTCTCACCGAGTGCCGGCATCTGGACGGAGAAGGCCATCTTTTCTGACTCCTCGATCGCTCGTGGGTCGGGGCGGGTCGTGCAGCTCGCTTGTGGAAGGCGAAGTAGCAATCCAAAACTATCCTGTCACTGCGGCCGCGCCGGCACGCAGCCAGGGCAGATACCGCGCGCTGGCCGGGTGACCCCGATCACGCTTGCTACCGTGTGGCCACGGCAGCCAGAGCGGGAGGTCCGATGCCGCCATCACAACAACTACCCCGGCATTTCGTCGACAGCGCGGACGGCGCGCGCATCGCCGTCTACGAAGAGGGCAACCGCGAGGGCCCCACCGCGGTGCTGGTGCACGGCTTTCCCGACTCGCACGTGCTGTGGGACGGGGTCGTGCCGCTGCTGGCCGAGCGGTTCCGGATCATCCGCTACGACAACCGCGGCGTCGGCCTGTCCTCGGTGCCCAAGCCGGTATCCGCCTACAGCATGGATCGCTTCGCCGACGACTTCGCGGCGGTGACCGGCGAGCTGAGCCCGGGCGCGCCCGTGCATGTGCTGGCCCACGACTGGGGCTCGGTGGGGGTGTGGCACTACCTCAAGCGCCCCGGCGCGGGTGACCGGGTGGCCACGTTCACGTCGGTGTCCGGACCCGCTCAGGACCAACTGGTCGACTACATCTTCACGGGCCTGCGCGCGCCGTGGCGTCCGCGTACTTTCCTCCGGGCGCTCAGCCAGGCGCTGCGGTTCACGTACATGCTGCTGTTCTCGATCCCGGTGCTGGCGCCGTTGTTCCTGCGGCTGACGCTGTCGGTGCCGGCGCTGCGCCGCAACGCGGTCGACAACATTCCCGTCGAGCAGATCCATCATTCCGACAAGCTCGCGCGCGACGCCGCCCAGTCCGTGAAAACCTATCCCGCCAACTACTTTCGCTCGTTCTCCGGTCGCAAGGGCGGCGTCGCGGTCATCGACGTGCCGGTGCAGCTGATCGTCAACACCAGGGACAAGTACGTGCGGCCGTACGGGTACGACCACACCCCGCGCTTCGTGCCGCGGCTGTGGCGCCGCGACATCCGGGCCGGTCACTTCTCCCCGATGTCGCACCCGCAGGTGATGGCGGCGGCGGTGCACGACTTCGCCGACCTGACCGAGGGCAAGCAGCCCAGCCGCGCCCTGTTGCGCGCGCAAATCGGGCGCCCGCGCGGATCGTTCGGCGACACCCTGGTGTCGGTCACCGGCGCCGGCAGCGGCATCGGGCGCGAGACCGCGTTCGCGTTCGCGCGCGAGGGCGCCGAGGTGGTGATCAGCGACATCGACGAGGCGGCCGTCAAGGCCACCGCCGCCGAGATCGCCACCCGCGGCGGCGTCGCGCACGCCTACGTGCTCGACGTGTCCGACGCGCAGGCGGTGGAGGCGTTCGCCGAGCGGGTCAGCGCCGAGCACGGCGTACCCGACATCGTGGTCAACAACGCCGGCATCGGGCAGGCGGGCGGGTTCCTGGACACCCCGGCCGAGCAGTTCGACCGGGTGCTCGACGTCAACCTCGGCGGGGTGGTCAATGGCTGCCGCTCGTTCGGGCGGCGGATGGTGGAGCGCGGCACCGGCGGCCACATCGTCAACGTGTCGTCGATGGCCGCCTACGCCCCGCTGCAGTCGCTGAGCGCGTACTGCACGTCGAAGGCGGCCACCTACATGTTCTCGGACTGCCTGCGCGCCGAACTCGACACCGCCGGCGTCGGCCTGACCACGATCTGTCCCGGCGTCATCGACACGAACATCATCAAGACCACCCGCTTCGACGCGCCCGCGGGAAAGCTGGCCGAGGCCGTCGACGGGCGCCGCGGGCAGCTGGGCACGATGTTCGCGCTGCGGCGCTACGGCCCCGACAAGGTCGCCAACGCGATCCTGTCGTCGGTCAGGAAGAAGAAACCGATCCGCCCGGTCGCGCCGGAAGCCTATGCGCTGTACGGACTTTCGCGGGTGGCGCCGCAGGGTCTGCGCAACGCCGCGCGGATGCGGGTGATCTGAGGCGATTACGGGCCCGTGGCCGCGCCGCGGCGCCCGGTCAGCAGGGTGGCGCCGATCGCGATGACGCCGAGCACGGCCAGCGGGATGGCCCACGCCCGGCGGCCACCCACCGACGACTGGCACTGCGCGACAAAGTCGGTGTGCGGGACGATCTGGTTGAGGATCGGGATATTCGCGCCATTGCTGTTGTTCGCGCTTCTGGCCTCGGAGAGATCCGTCGCGACGGCGTTGCCGCACCCCACCGAGTGGCCATTGCTGTCGGTGACCGACACCGGCGCCAACAAACCGATGACCCCGGCCAGCAACAGCACCGCGCCCACACCGATGATCAACCGCCGCGCCGTCATGGTCCGCCTTTCTCGCCATTTCCTGCCGGGGATTACGACCGCTTGCAGATTAACCGGAGCGAAGCGCCGATAAACCCGGACGGATACAGCGCCCGTGGGTGGGTATCCCGCCGCAGTAGTCACGAGCGGAAAGGATGTGCGGTGATCACTGCGACGCGAGAGGTGCCCGTCCCGTGCGAGCGGGTGTGGGAGGTGCTTGCGCAGGGCTGGACCTACACCCAGTGGGTGGTCGGCAACAGCCGCATGCGCGCCGTGGATCCGAACTGGCCGGAGGCCGGCTCCTCGATCAGGCATTCCATCGGGATCTGGCCGCTGGTGATCGACGACGCCACCATCGTGGAGGAAAGCGAACCGCCGCACAGGCTGGTGTTGTGCGCCCGCCTGGGGCCGATGGGCGCCGCGCGGATCACGATGCTGCTGCACGAGATTCCGCAGGGGTGCCGGATCGAAATGATCGAGGTGCCGGTCGAGGGACCGATGAGCCTCGTTCCCGATTCGGTCGCGTTGGCCGCGGCCTACCCGCGTAACAAGGAGTGCCTGTTGCGGCTGGCGGCACTAGCGGAACGTCTGGAGCCGAGCCAGGTGAAGTGACCGTGCACGACGCTGCCGACGCGGTCGTCATCGGTGCCGGGCACCACGGGCTGGTTGCCGCCGCGATGCTGGCCGACGCGGGGTGGGACGTGCTGGTGCTGGAGGCCCAGCCGGAGCCCGGCGGCGCGGTGCGCAGCGCCGAGTTGACCCCGGGCTACATCACCGACCTGTTCAGCTCGTACTACCCGATGACGGTGGCCTCGCCCGCGATCGCCGCGCTGCGGCTCGAGGACCACGGCCTGCGATGGTCACACGCGCCCGCGGTGGTGGGCCACCCCCGCGGCGCCGCCGACGACGACCCGCCCATCATCTACCGCGACCCGGCTCGCACCGCCGCGGAATTCGCGCGCCGCGAGCCCGCCGACGGCGAAAACTGGTGGCGCGTCGTGAAGTTGTGGGAGCGCATCAAGGCGCCCCTGCTCGACGCCATGCTGGCGCCGTTCCCACCTGTGCGCCCGCTGCTGCGGCTGCTGGCCGAACTCGGTACGTCGGAAGCGATCCGGGTCGCGCGCCTGCTGGTGCAGCCGGCCAACACCATGGCGAGCGAGCTGTTCGCCGGGGAGGCACCGCGAGTCTTGTTGTTGGGCAACGCCATGCACGCCGACGCCCCGCCCGATGCGCCGATCAGTGGCGCCATGGGCTTTGTGATGACGATGCTGGCCCAGGACTGCGGCTGGCCGGTGCCGGTCGGCGGGTCGGGTCAGCTAACGGCCGCGCTGGTCAGCCGTGCCCGCTCCGCCGGCGCGCGAATCGAGTGCAACGAGAACGTTTCTCGCATCGAGGTGCGGGGCGGCCGGGCGGTCGCGGTGACGACGGCCGGAGGGCGCACGGTGCGGGCGCGTCGGGCGGTGGTGGCCGACGTGACGGCGCCGCGACTGTTCTGCGACATGCTGCCCGCCGACGCGGTGCCGCCCAAGGTGCGGCGCGACCTCGAGCACTTCGCGTGGGATCCGCCGGTGGTCAAGGTGAATTATGCGCTGCGCGAGCCGGTTCCGTGGCGGGCGCAACGGCTGCGCGGGGTGGGCACCGTGCACCTCGGGGCCGACGGCGACGGGCTGGTGCGCTGGATGGCCGACCTGAACACCAAGACGGTGCCCGATCATCCGTTCATGTTGCTGGGGCAGACCACCACCGCCGACCCCACCCGGTCGCCGCCGGGCACCGAAAGTGTGTGGGCGTACACGCATTTGCCCCGCAATGTCGCCGACGACTCCTCTGCCGAGCGCCTCGCCGGCTCGGTTGACCGGGTCATCGAGGAGCATGCGCCCGGCTTCGGCGCGGCGGTGATCGACCGGTTCGTGCAGCGGCCGTCGGACCTGGAGGCCAGCGACGCCAACCTGCACCTGGGCGCGCTCAACGGCGGCACCGCGCAGCTTCAGCAGATGCTGATCTTTCGACCGGCGGCCGGGATGGGCCGGGCCGAAACCCCGGTCGACGGGCTGTATCTGGGCAGCGCGTCGGCCACCCCGGGCGGTTCGGTGCACGGCGCCTGCGGGCGCAACGCGGCCAACGCGGCGCTGGCCGCGGGCGGGGTCAGCGGCTGGCCGCGGCGCAGGCTGACCCGCGCCGCGATGTCGCTGCTGACGAAATAGTCTGTGCGTCAGCCGTTTTCGGCGATGTCCTCGAGGACCGCGAACATGGTGCGGACCGGAACGCCGGTGGCGCCCTTGGGCGAATACCCCCACGGCCCGCCGGTGTTGTAGGCCGGGCCGGCCACGTCGATGTGCGCCCAGCCCACGCCGTCGGCGACGAACTCGCGCAGGAACACGCCCGCCACCAGCATGCCGGCGAAGCGCTGCCCGCTGATGTTCGACAGGTCGGCCACCGTGGACTTCAGGTCCTCCTTGAGTTCGTCGGGCAGCGGCATCGGCCAACCGTTTTCGCCGACCCGCTGCGAGATCGCGGCCACCCGGTCGCGGAACTCGTCGCTGCCCATCACCCCGGGGATCCGGCTGCCCAGCGCCACCGTCTGCGCGCCGGTCAGCGTGGACGTCTCGATCAGGTAGTCCGGGTTGTCCTCGCAGGCGCGCACGATGGCGTCGGCCAGGATCAGCCGGCCCTCGGCGTCGGTGTTCTGCACCTCGACGGTGATGCCGCCGTACTGCGTCAGCACGTCACCCGGGCGCTGCGCCGTCGCCGACGGCATGTTCTCGGCCATCGGCACGGTGGCGATCACGTCGATGGGCAGCTGCAGCTGCGCGGCCAGCGTGACCGTCGCGATGACCGCCGCGGCCCCGCCCATATCCGAGGTCATGTGGTGCATCCCGGCTGCCGGCTTGATCGAGATGCCGCCGGTGTCGAACGTGACGCCCTTGCCCACCAGGGCGACTCGCTTCGCCTGCTTGGACCGCTTGGCCAGCTTCGCGCCCCGGTGGGTCAGCCGCACCAGCCGCGGCGGCCGCGACGACCCCTGGCCGACGCCGATGATCCCGCCGTAACCGCCCTTGCGCAGCGCCTTGTCGTCGAGCACCTCGACCTCGAGCCCCACCGACTCGCCCAAAGCCCTTGCGCGCTTGGCGAATTCGTCAGGGAACAGGTGGCTCGGCGGGGTGTTGACGAAGTCGCGGGCGGTGGCGACCGCGGTCGCGACGGCCGCACCGTGCGCGGCGTCCTTCTTGGCGTCCTTGGCGGTGGCGAGCACCGTGATCTTGCCCAGCCCTTTGTCTTTGGGTGCGGACTTGGGGCTGCGGAAGTCGGTGAACCGGTAGCTGCCCAGGATCAGGCCCTCGACGGCGGCCGAGACGACGCCGTCACCGGGCAGCTCGCCCAGCGTGGTGATCACGGCCGCGGTGCTGCCCAGCGACCGCGCGGCCACCCCGGCGGCGCGGCGGACCGTGTCGGCCGGCCACTCCGGCCGCGGCTTGCCCAGGCCGATCGTCAGCACGCTGGACACCGGCAGCGAACCCACCACCAGCCGGTGCACCTGGTCGGCGCCGCCGGTGGCCTCCAGCGCGCGCAGCCCGGACTCGATCTCGGCGACCGCATCCGAGGACAGGAACGGCCCGGCCTCGGTGACGGCCGCGCCCGGCTTGTCGTCGTCGCCGGTCGAGACGACGGGCACGATCAGCACGGTGGACGCGGCGGCGCGCCGGGGCAGCGAGGAGGCGACAGTGACAGCGGGGGAGGCGTAACCGGGTTCTGTGCTCATCCGCATCACCCTAACGGGCCGCCCGTCGCGGCCCCTTAGGGTGAAGAGTCGTGAGCAACGAAGCCGACCTTCTGCACGGACCGTTAGAAGACCGTCACCGCGACCTGGGTGCCAGCTTCGCCGAGTTCGGCGGCTGGTTGATGCCGGTGTCGTATGCGGGCACGGTCAGCGAGCACAACGCGACGCGCAACGCGGTCGGCCTGTTCGACGTCAGCCACCTGGGCAAGGCGTTGGTGCGCGGGCCGGGCGCCGCGCGGTTCGTCAACGCCGCGCTCACCAACGACCTGAACCGGATCGGGCCCGGCAAGGCGCAATACACCCTGTGCTGCACCGAATCCGGCGGGGTCGTCGACGATTTGATCGCCTACTACGTCGACGACGACGAGATCTTTCTGGTGCCCAACGCCGCCAACACCGCGGCCGTGGTCGACGCGCTACAGGCGGCCGCGCCACCCGAACTGACCATCACCAACCTGCATCGCTCCTATGCGGTGCTGGCCGTGCAGGGCCCGCGCTCGGCCGACGTGCTCGGCGAGCTGGGCCTGCCCACCGACATGGATTACATGGCCTACGCCGACACCTCGTATTCCGGGGTACCGGTGCGGGTCTGCCGCACCGGCTACACCGGCGAGCACGGCTACGAGCTGCTGCCGCCGTGGGAGTCCGCCGGTGTGGTGTTCGACGCGCTGGCCGCCGCGGTCAAGGCGGCCGGCGGCGAGCCGGCCGGCTTGGGCGCCCGCGACACGCTGCGCACCGAGATGGGCTATCCACTGCACGGGCACGAACTGTCGCTCGACATTTCCCCGCTGCAGGCCCGCTGCGGCTGGGCGATCGGCTGGAAGAAGGAGGCGTTCTTCGGCCGCGACGCCCTGCTGGCCGAGAAGGAGGCGGGGCCGCGGCGGCTGCTGCGCGGGCTGCGGATGACCGGCCGCGGGGTGCTGCGCGCCGGGCAGACCGTGCTGGCCGGCGACACCCCGGTCGGGGTGACCACCTCGGGTACCTTTTCGCCGACGCTGCAGGCCGGCATCGCGCTGGCGCTCGTCGACACCGACGCCGGGGTCGAGGACGGCCAGGAGATCACCGTCGACGTCCGCGGCCGTCGCGCAGCCTGCGAAGTCGTGCGCCCGCCGTTCGTCGCGGTGAAAACCCGCTAGCCACGCCGCCCGCGCGGGCGAAATCCGATTCGGCGGGCGGATATACAATCGGCGGATGACCAGTGGCTCCCTCGAGTTCACGGTTTCGCGCTCGACACGTCCGGCGACCGACACCGAACGCGAAACCATCCTGGCCGAGCCGGGTTTCGGTAAATACTTCACCGACCACATGGTGGCGATCGAGTACGACGAGGGCCGGGGCTGGCACGACGCGCGCGTCATCCCCTACGGCCCGATCGAGTTGGACCCGTCGGCGCTCGTGCTGCACTACGCCCAGGAAATCTTCGAGGGCCTCAAGGCGTACCGCTGGGCGGACGGCTCGATCGTCTCGTTTCGCGCCGAGGCCAACGCCGCCCGGCTGCGTTCGTCGGCGCGACGGCTGGCGATTCCCGAACTGCCCGAAGAGCTGTTCATGGAATCCTTGCGCCAGCTCATCGCCGTCGACAACGCCTGGGTCCCGTCCGCCGGTGGGGAAGAGGCGCTGTATCTGCGCCCGTTCGTCATCGCCACCGAGCCCGGACTGGGCGTGCGGCCCTCCCGGCAATACCGCTACCTGCTGATCGCCTCGCCGGCCGGCGCCTACTTCAAGGGCGGCATCAACCCCGTCACGGTCTGGGTGTCGACGGAGTACGTGCGGGCCAGCCCCGGCGGCACCGGCGCGGCCAAGTTCGGCGGCAACTACGCCGCCTCGCTGTCCGCCCAGGCCGAAGCCGCGGCTCACGACTGCGACCAGGTGGTGTGGCTGGACGCCGTCGAGCGACGCTTCGTCGAGGAGATGGGCGGCATGAACATCTTCTTCGTGTTCGGCAGCGGCGGGTCGGCGCGGCTGGTCACGCCGGAACTGTCCGGCTCACTGCTACCCGGGATCACGCGAGATTCGTTGCTGCAGTTGGCCATTGACGCCGGGTTCTCCGTCGAGGAACGCAAGATCGACATCGACGAGTGGCAGAAGAAGGCCGCCGCCGGCGAGATCACCGAGGTGTTCGCCTGCGGCACCGCCGCGGTCATCACACCCGTCTCCCACGTCAAGTACGGCGACGCCGAATTCACCATCGCCGACGGCCAATCCGGCGAGGTGACGATGGCGTTGCGCGACACGCTCACCGGGATTCAGCGGGGCACCTTCGCCGACACCCACGGCTGGATGGCCCGGCTCGGGTAGGCAGCTCGGGTAGCCGCTCGATCGCCCGGCCAGGCGGGCGCTCGGGTGTCGGCGCCCGGCTGGCCGGGCGCTCGGCGCGTTAGAACCGCACCAGGGCCGCGAGCGCCACCGCGCACACCGTCGTCGTCAGCTCGATCGCGGCGCCCAGCACGTCGCCGGTGATCCCGCCGAAGCGGCGCGCGCAGTGCCGCACCAGGACCGCGCCGCAGCCCAGGCCCAGCAACGCCGCCGCCGGTCCGTGCCACGGCCGCGGCCCGGCCGCCAGCGAAATCCCCAGCAGCACCGCGACCCAGGCCGTCACCACCGCCGTCGGCTGGCTGCCGGCGACCGCCGCACCCAGCGCGCTGCCCTCGGCGGCCGGCACCGCGCGGTGACCGGCCAGCACCGCGGCGACCCGCCCGGCGAACACCGCCACGGCGATCCCGACGACGCCGCGCACCCCGCCGCCCGCGCCCAGCGCCGAGAACGCCAGCCCCTGCAGCAGCACCACGACGACGACGGCGGCCACCCCGAACGGCCCGGTCGATCCCTCCCGCATCACCGCCAGCGCCCGCTGCGGCGGCCCGTAGCAGCCCAGGCCGTCGGCGGTGTCGGCGACACCGTCGACGTGTAGGCCACGCGTGATCAGCAGCAGCACCACGACCGCAAGCACCCCCGCCAGCGGGGTGCACCGGCCGAAGGCCAGCTCCGCGCCCCAGGTGATGGCCGCGGCCAACGCCCCCAGGCCCGCGCCCACCACCGGAAACGCCGTCAGGGCGCCGCGGCCCATCGGCGCGGTCCGCGCACCCGGGACGGGCAGCACCGTACCGAACGCGAAAGCCGTTGCCAGCGAACGGATCACGACGGGGGAGCAGCCTGGTCGGGGCGGTTGGACACGCCGGCCTCGGTGAACGTGGCCATCGACGACAGGGCGGCCACCGCGGCGCGCAGCACCGGCACCGCCAGCGCGGCGCCGGTTCCCTCGCCCAGCCGCATGCGCAGGTCGAGGATCGGCTCCAGATCCAGTGCCGTGAGCGCCAACGCGTGGCCCGGCTCGGTGGACCGGTGACCGGCCTGCCACCACATCCGGGCGCCGGGAGCCAGGTGCTCGGCGACCAGCGCGGCCGCGGTCACCGCCATGCCGTCGAGCAGCAGCGGCGTGCGCCGCACCGCGGCGTGCGCGCAAAAGCCCGCCATCGCCGCCAGATCCGCCCCGCCCGCGCAGCGCAGCAGCGCGACCGGATCCGGCAGCACCTGCCGCGCCCGGAACAGGGCGTCGCGCACCGCGGCGGTCTTGCGTCCCCACCCGGCGTCGTCGATCCCGGTGCCGAAGCCCACCACCACGACCGGCTCGGCGTTGGTCAAAGCCGCCACCAAAACCGCTGCGGCCGTGGTGTTTCCGATGCCCATGTCACCGGCGATCAGCAGATCCGCGCCCGCGTCGACCTCCTCGTCGGCGATGGCGGCGCCGGCGGCCAGGGCCCGCTCGGTCTCCTCGTCGCTCAACGCGTCCTGCATCCTGATGTCGCCGCTGCCGCGCCGCACCTTGTGGGCGCCGATCGGTGGACTGAGCGCCTCCGCGTCGACCGCCAGGTCCGCGACGCGCACGCTCGCCCCGGCGATGCCGGTCAGCGCGTTGATCGCTGCCCCGCCCGCGTCGATGTTGGCGACCATCTGCGCGGTCACCTCCGGCGGGTACGCCGACACCCCCGAGCGGGCGACGCCGTGGTCACCGGCGAACACCACCACCCGGGCGCGCTCGAACCCTCGCGGGGGGCATTGCCCCTGGCACGACGCGATCCACACCGACAGGTCCTCGAGGCGGCCCAGCGCGCCGCGCGGCTTGGTGAGGGCGTCCTGGCGCGCGCGGGCGGCGGCCGCGGCGCCCGCGTCGGGCGGTGACACGACGGCGAATTCCATTAGGCCCCCGACGGTTTGATCGGCACCGCCTGCCCGGCCACCACCAGCACCACCCGATCGCACAGCCGGGCGAGGCGCTGGTTGAGGCCGCCGAGTTCGTCGGCGAACCGGCGCCCGGCGGCGGTGGCGGGCACGACGGTCAGCCCGACTTCCGGGCTGACCAGCACCAGTGTCGAGGCGAAGCCGCCGACCGCGGACAGCACGTCGTCGACCGGCGCCGCCACCGAGCCCCCCTCCCATGCGTTCTCGCGGTCCATCGCGCCGGCCAGCCAGGTGCCCAGATCGTCGACCAGGGTGGGGGTGTCCGCGGATTGGCGCAATTGCGTTGCGATGTCGCAGGCTTCGATCGTCGACCAATGCGCGGGCCGGCGCTCACGATGCTCGGCGACCCGGTGCGCCCAGGCCGCGTCGTCGGCACCGGCCGGACCGGGAGCCAGGTAATGGACCGGCCGGCCGGGCGGCAACCCCGCGGCGATGGCGTCCTCCGCCCACCGTGACTTGCCTGACCTGATCCCGCCGAGCACCAGGGTGCGCACCGGCGTCAGCCGGCCTTCGAAAAGTATGGGTTATTCGACACTGGCGCCATGCTTGACCTGGGGCCGCGGCGCCCGCAGCCGGCGCATCTGGGAGGCGCGGCCGGCGGCGTAAAGGCCCAGCTTCCAACGGCTTTCGGTGTTGTCGGGGAATTTCGCGTCGACCAGCTTGCTGACTTTGCGGCCCAGGATCAGGCCGTCGACGCTCATCACCGCCATCAGCGCCAGCATCGCCGGGGAAATCCAGAGCTGCAGCTGCGGGACGCCGAACATGACGAACATCAAAAACAGGGTCGACGGCATGAACAGGCCCAGCAGGTTGCGCCGGGAATCCACCACGTCGCGCACGTAGCGTCGGATCGGGCCCTGGTCGCGCGGCAGCAGGTAGCCCTCTTCGCCGGCCATCATGCGATTGCGGCGCTCCGACATGCGCGCGCGGTTGGCGGTCTTTTCGGCGCGGCGCTCCTCGCGGCTGAGCTTGGGGCCGGCCAGCGATTTGCGCCGGGCCCGCGCCTCGGCGGAGGTCATGGGTGCGGGCGCGACGGGGCCCTTCTTCGCGTTCCGGCGGGCCTCGTTGCGCTTGGGCGTGGGGCGCCCCTTGGGTCCGGTCCGGCGGGGTGCGGCGTCCGGGCCGCCAGCAACGTCGGAGGCGGCCGACACGGCCACGGTTTCGTCGAGGTCGGTGTCCTGGCCCTTCTTGCGACCCAAAAGCTTCACAGGGGCCAGGTTACTTCGCGGATGACGCGCGCCGGAATTCGCCTGGAATGCCTTGCTATTAGACCTGCGTTAGTGCCGCACTTGGCCCTACTCTTACACGTGATGAATGGCTGCCTTTGATGGACGACGGGTCGATGGCCTCG
Coding sequences within it:
- a CDS encoding leucyl aminopeptidase, giving the protein MSTEPGYASPAVTVASSLPRRAAASTVLIVPVVSTGDDDKPGAAVTEAGPFLSSDAVAEIESGLRALEATGGADQVHRLVVGSLPVSSVLTIGLGKPRPEWPADTVRRAAGVAARSLGSTAAVITTLGELPGDGVVSAAVEGLILGSYRFTDFRSPKSAPKDKGLGKITVLATAKDAKKDAAHGAAVATAVATARDFVNTPPSHLFPDEFAKRARALGESVGLEVEVLDDKALRKGGYGGIIGVGQGSSRPPRLVRLTHRGAKLAKRSKQAKRVALVGKGVTFDTGGISIKPAAGMHHMTSDMGGAAAVIATVTLAAQLQLPIDVIATVPMAENMPSATAQRPGDVLTQYGGITVEVQNTDAEGRLILADAIVRACEDNPDYLIETSTLTGAQTVALGSRIPGVMGSDEFRDRVAAISQRVGENGWPMPLPDELKEDLKSTVADLSNISGQRFAGMLVAGVFLREFVADGVGWAHIDVAGPAYNTGGPWGYSPKGATGVPVRTMFAVLEDIAENG
- a CDS encoding SDR family oxidoreductase, translating into MPPSQQLPRHFVDSADGARIAVYEEGNREGPTAVLVHGFPDSHVLWDGVVPLLAERFRIIRYDNRGVGLSSVPKPVSAYSMDRFADDFAAVTGELSPGAPVHVLAHDWGSVGVWHYLKRPGAGDRVATFTSVSGPAQDQLVDYIFTGLRAPWRPRTFLRALSQALRFTYMLLFSIPVLAPLFLRLTLSVPALRRNAVDNIPVEQIHHSDKLARDAAQSVKTYPANYFRSFSGRKGGVAVIDVPVQLIVNTRDKYVRPYGYDHTPRFVPRLWRRDIRAGHFSPMSHPQVMAAAVHDFADLTEGKQPSRALLRAQIGRPRGSFGDTLVSVTGAGSGIGRETAFAFAREGAEVVISDIDEAAVKATAAEIATRGGVAHAYVLDVSDAQAVEAFAERVSAEHGVPDIVVNNAGIGQAGGFLDTPAEQFDRVLDVNLGGVVNGCRSFGRRMVERGTGGHIVNVSSMAAYAPLQSLSAYCTSKAATYMFSDCLRAELDTAGVGLTTICPGVIDTNIIKTTRFDAPAGKLAEAVDGRRGQLGTMFALRRYGPDKVANAILSSVRKKKPIRPVAPEAYALYGLSRVAPQGLRNAARMRVI
- the sucB gene encoding 2-oxoglutarate dehydrogenase, E2 component, dihydrolipoamide succinyltransferase; amino-acid sequence: MAFSVQMPALGESVTEGTVTRWLKQEGDTVELDEPLVEVSTDKVDTEIPSPAAGVLTKIVAQEDDTVEVGGELAVIGDEDGGSQAPSQQEPQAQSAPPAQPEAQPEPEPQPQAQPEPQPAQQSSGGGDATPVLMPELGESVTEGTVTRWLKKVGDSVQVDDALVEVSTDKVDTEIPSPVAGVLISITAEEDATVPVGGELARIGSGSEAAAPAAPQPPPAPKAEPKPEPAPQPQPQPQPQPQAQPKPEPTPAPAPQPKAAPEPKAQPAQAQPADASGDGTPYVTPLVRKLAAENNIDLSSVTGTGVGGRIRKQDVLAAAERKQQADKAPAAAAAPTPAAGEARKAAPAPTPAPALAHLRGTTQKASRIRQITANKTRESLQATAQLTQTHEVDMTRLVGLRARAKAAFAEREGVNLTFLPFIARAVIDALKIHPNVNASYNEETKEITYFDAEHLGFAVDTEQGLLSPVVHNAGDLSLAGLARAIADIAARARSGNLKPDELSGGTFTITNIGSQGALFDTPILVPPQAAMLGTGAIVKRPRVIVDEFGNESIGVRSICYLPLTYDHRLIDGADAGRFLTTIKHRLEEGAFEADLGL
- a CDS encoding SRPBCC family protein: MITATREVPVPCERVWEVLAQGWTYTQWVVGNSRMRAVDPNWPEAGSSIRHSIGIWPLVIDDATIVEESEPPHRLVLCARLGPMGAARITMLLHEIPQGCRIEMIEVPVEGPMSLVPDSVALAAAYPRNKECLLRLAALAERLEPSQVK
- a CDS encoding phytoene desaturase family protein, which codes for MTVHDAADAVVIGAGHHGLVAAAMLADAGWDVLVLEAQPEPGGAVRSAELTPGYITDLFSSYYPMTVASPAIAALRLEDHGLRWSHAPAVVGHPRGAADDDPPIIYRDPARTAAEFARREPADGENWWRVVKLWERIKAPLLDAMLAPFPPVRPLLRLLAELGTSEAIRVARLLVQPANTMASELFAGEAPRVLLLGNAMHADAPPDAPISGAMGFVMTMLAQDCGWPVPVGGSGQLTAALVSRARSAGARIECNENVSRIEVRGGRAVAVTTAGGRTVRARRAVVADVTAPRLFCDMLPADAVPPKVRRDLEHFAWDPPVVKVNYALREPVPWRAQRLRGVGTVHLGADGDGLVRWMADLNTKTVPDHPFMLLGQTTTADPTRSPPGTESVWAYTHLPRNVADDSSAERLAGSVDRVIEEHAPGFGAAVIDRFVQRPSDLEASDANLHLGALNGGTAQLQQMLIFRPAAGMGRAETPVDGLYLGSASATPGGSVHGACGRNAANAALAAGGVSGWPRRRLTRAAMSLLTK
- the gcvT gene encoding glycine cleavage system aminomethyltransferase GcvT, yielding MSNEADLLHGPLEDRHRDLGASFAEFGGWLMPVSYAGTVSEHNATRNAVGLFDVSHLGKALVRGPGAARFVNAALTNDLNRIGPGKAQYTLCCTESGGVVDDLIAYYVDDDEIFLVPNAANTAAVVDALQAAAPPELTITNLHRSYAVLAVQGPRSADVLGELGLPTDMDYMAYADTSYSGVPVRVCRTGYTGEHGYELLPPWESAGVVFDALAAAVKAAGGEPAGLGARDTLRTEMGYPLHGHELSLDISPLQARCGWAIGWKKEAFFGRDALLAEKEAGPRRLLRGLRMTGRGVLRAGQTVLAGDTPVGVTTSGTFSPTLQAGIALALVDTDAGVEDGQEITVDVRGRRAACEVVRPPFVAVKTR